TCTCAATCTGACCATCGAGGTAAGTGTTGAAGTTCTGGTAGTCTTCCACTGTATAATACTCTTCGTAAACACGTGTATCCTGAATCATATCTAATGCCACGTAGTTGATAGGATAGAGTTTGTAGTTACTGTGGATTTGGTGATCGATATGTGCTGCAATCGTATCGAAGAGCTTGTTCTTTGGCAGTTCCTCATCTACTGTGTCAAGCCATTCGTCAATACATGGTGCACATTTGTAGAAGATATGTCCCTTATAGCCCTTGATACCTACTAACATACTTTCAAGATCGTCCTCTGCAGTCTTCTTCCAATAAGGTAAATCGCGACGCAATTGATACTCACGTGCCTTGAGATAATCGCATGGATCGTACTCGTAAGAGATAGCTAATGGCACGATGTGGAGCTGTTTCAGACGTTCGATGATAGTACCTTCGCCGCCCATAGCCATCATCTTCAAGATTGCAGGTTGGGTAAGGTCGTTTGAATTCTTCGCTCTTCCCTGTCGTTGAGCAATCCATACATTATCATTCTTCTCGGCAATAGCGAAGTGGATATACTCTGACATACGCTTGCTTGCACGGAGCATCTCAACCGAATGGAGGGCACGCTCTACGGTAAATGACTTGTTGATACGTACCAAGTCACGCACCCAATCCTGCGAAAGGAGGTTGTCGCCGATAGCAATCTCACAAGTAGTGGTAAAGCCAACATCCATGAGAAGCTTGTCGAGGAAAGCAGAATCGAGCACAATGTCGCGATGGTTGCTGACGAAGGTATAACGTTTGCGTGTATCGATATTGACTGCATCCATGCTACAGCCTAAGCTCAACTCCGTGACAAGACGCTGGAGGAAAGGGTAGCAGAATGTTTTTTGGAATTCAAGATTCGTCTTACAAGCGTGCATCTTCTTTGCTATCGCTTCTGCTGGAACATCAGGGTAGAGATATGCCAGCACCATTTGAAACTGCTTATCAGCAAGAATCCTATCATAGACTGCCGGTAATTCTTCCGGCTCAAACGGACGGATAGGGTCAAACTCTGATGGTATTTTCATAATCGTAAAAATTAATTTGTTTCTATTTTATGTCTTATTGCATATTCTAAGAACCTGCAATGATTAGTTCTATGCCCATTTCTTCAATCTTGTTGGCTACAAACTGTGGTATTTTAGCATCGGTAATGATGATGTCAACATCCTCAAGTCCACTAATCTTTGCGAATCCACGACGGCCAAACTTACTTGAATCAGCTAAGACAATGGTCTTCTGTGCAGCGTTCATCATACTTCTGTTCAATTCGGCTTCACGCATGTCTGTTGTTGAGATACCAAAGTCAAGGTCGATACCATCCACCCCCAAGAAGAGTTTTGTAAACGAACAGCCACGCAGTATCTCCATGCTATATTGTCCGACAACCGACACACTGCTGTGGCGAACCATGCCACCAAGTTGGATAATGTCAATATTATCGTTGCCTGCTAAGGTCATCGTAGCTTGAAGACTGGCTGAAACAATCGTCAGTCTGCTCTCAGCATGGATATTACAAGCCAACGCATGGATGGTTGTTCCTGATGCAAGAATGATGGAATCGTCTTTCACAAGTAGCTTGACAGCCTCTGCTCCGATGAGTTGTTTCTCTTCCGCTTTTAGCTTTTCCTTCTCGTTTACTGAACGGTTGTTGGTAAACGGGTTGATAAGAATCGCTTTACCATGACTTCGATAGAGCTTTCCACCCTTTTCAAGTTCGGTTAGGTCTTTACGTATCGTTACTAATGACACATCCAAGGAGGTTGCCAAATCGGAAACCAATACAGACTCCTGTGTCAGAAGCTGGTCGAGAATGGCATTTTGCCTGTCTTCTTTTGTCATATTTTGCATCGGTTTTTGGTAGCTTTCAGCAGATGTCTATCACGCTTTACCGTATAAGAATAGTTTTGTACAAATATAGTTAAAATAAATCAATGGCTAAAGGTGAAGCCCTCGTTTAACAGAAGATTAACAATTGTTTACGACTGTCTGCAGTAAATCTATTGGTTCTTCCATTAAATGTATGTACGCTTTTCGTATTTGCTTTAAAGGAAGAACTGAGGTTACTTATTAAACAAAAACATAACTAAGACAGTCGAATATCTATCCTCTCATCATCCTCTTTCATAGAAAACCATTTCATTTAAGACTTCGAAAATCTGCAGACAAGAGTTTGAAAAATCATTACATAATTTCGAATAAAATATCAATAAATAACGGCAAAACGGCATGTAAAAAGTAGGTTTGTAAGCAACAGTATATCAATTAGTTATAAAGCAGTAAATTAAAAGGTGCTTAATAGGACTTCAAAAGGGCGTTAGTAAGGGTCTTAAAGGGCACCTTTTGCAAGCCAAAAGGGCGTCTTTAAGAAGCCAAAAGAGCATGTATAGGTTTTGAATCGCTCGAAAATAATTTACAAATCTCAACTTGTGAGGGAGTAAGTCGTTTGTAGAAGGCAGGTGAAGATCGTATCTAATTATATTTGTCATGTAGTTTATCCCCCGTTCTAAAACCATTTAATGGGAGCTAATCATACCATGTCTGTGGATTAATCTCATTCTATTAACAATCTACGTATTTAACGGAAGACCCGGATTTATTGGTGTGTTTAGGTGTGCTTTGCTATTTCGTACATGCAAAGGGCAGAGAGAAAGAATGTTATTTTGAGAGAATAATTTATCAAATTACTTGTCATTCACGAACAAAGTGTTATCTTTGCAACATTATGAAGTACAGCATCATTGTTCCTGTTTTCAATCGTCCGGATGAGGTTGAAGAACTATTGGAGAGCCTGCTTAGCCAGGAGGAGAAGGATTTTGAGGTCGTTATCGTTGAAGACGGCTCACAGATTCCGTGTAAGGAGGTGTGCGATAAGTACGCTGACAAGCTCGACCTACATTATTATAGCAAAGAAAATTCGGGTCCTGGGCAGAGCCGTAACTATGGTGCTGAGCGTGCAAAGGGTGAGTATCTGCTCATTCTCGACTCTGATGTTGTACTTCCGAAGGGTTATATTCGTGCTGTGAGTGAGGAACTAAAACGTGAGCCAGCCGACGCTTTTGGTGGACCTGACTGTGCACATGAGTCTTTTACCGATACCCAGAAGGCTATTTCTTATTCAATGACCTCGTTCTTTACGACGGGAGGAATACGTGGTGGTAAGAAGAAACTTGACAAGTTCTATCCTCGTTCATTTAATATGGGTATCCGTCGTGATGTTTATCAGGAGTTGGGAGGTTTCTCAAAGATGCGTTTTGGAGAGGATATCGACTTCTCGATTCGTATCTTTAAGGCAGGAAAGCGTTGTCGACTGTTCCCTGAGGCATGGGTTTGGCACAAGCGTCGTACGGACTTCCGCAAGTTCTGGAAGCAGGTTTACAATTCTGGTATCGCCCGAATCAATCTCTATAAGAAGTCTCCTGAGTCTCTGAAACTTGTCCATCTCTTACCGATGGTATTTACCGTAGGAACGGCTTTATTGGTTCTGATGATTCTCTT
The Prevotella melaninogenica DNA segment above includes these coding regions:
- a CDS encoding 1-acyl-sn-glycerol-3-phosphate acyltransferase; this encodes MKIPSEFDPIRPFEPEELPAVYDRILADKQFQMVLAYLYPDVPAEAIAKKMHACKTNLEFQKTFCYPFLQRLVTELSLGCSMDAVNIDTRKRYTFVSNHRDIVLDSAFLDKLLMDVGFTTTCEIAIGDNLLSQDWVRDLVRINKSFTVERALHSVEMLRASKRMSEYIHFAIAEKNDNVWIAQRQGRAKNSNDLTQPAILKMMAMGGEGTIIERLKQLHIVPLAISYEYDPCDYLKAREYQLRRDLPYWKKTAEDDLESMLVGIKGYKGHIFYKCAPCIDEWLDTVDEELPKNKLFDTIAAHIDHQIHSNYKLYPINYVALDMIQDTRVYEEYYTVEDYQNFNTYLDGQIEKIDIENRDDKFLRTCLLTQYAYPAKNYIAASSESGRFKSLLNRLTFKK
- a CDS encoding DeoR/GlpR family DNA-binding transcription regulator; the protein is MTKEDRQNAILDQLLTQESVLVSDLATSLDVSLVTIRKDLTELEKGGKLYRSHGKAILINPFTNNRSVNEKEKLKAEEKQLIGAEAVKLLVKDDSIILASGTTIHALACNIHAESRLTIVSASLQATMTLAGNDNIDIIQLGGMVRHSSVSVVGQYSMEILRGCSFTKLFLGVDGIDLDFGISTTDMREAELNRSMMNAAQKTIVLADSSKFGRRGFAKISGLEDVDIIITDAKIPQFVANKIEEMGIELIIAGS
- a CDS encoding glycosyltransferase, with the protein product MKYSIIVPVFNRPDEVEELLESLLSQEEKDFEVVIVEDGSQIPCKEVCDKYADKLDLHYYSKENSGPGQSRNYGAERAKGEYLLILDSDVVLPKGYIRAVSEELKREPADAFGGPDCAHESFTDTQKAISYSMTSFFTTGGIRGGKKKLDKFYPRSFNMGIRRDVYQELGGFSKMRFGEDIDFSIRIFKAGKRCRLFPEAWVWHKRRTDFRKFWKQVYNSGIARINLYKKSPESLKLVHLLPMVFTVGTALLVLMILFGLFLQLFPIINVFGSVFIMMGLMPLVLYSVIICVDSTLQNNSLNIGLLSIEAAFIQLTGYGCGFISAWWKRCVCGMDEFAAYEKNFYK